In the Leptospira fletcheri genome, AGAAACCGGATGTTGTTCTTCCCCTTTTCGAGCTGCGTATTCCACCTGTGCTCCCGATTCGATCAGTCGTTTTGCCTCGGCCAGATCGTCCATGTCCGGAACCTTCACTTTTAACAGGGGTTGGAGTCTATAAAATAGGACAGAATTCCCTTCCTGGTCCTGCGCGTTCAGATTTGCGCCGTTTTTGATCAGAAATTCGACCACTTCTTCCCCGCTCGCTAGCATCAGTGCGGTGCGGCCGTTCCCGTCTTTTGCATCGATCTTAGCGCCTTGGCTCAGAAAACTTTCCACTTTTTTGAGAGCGCCCTCTTTGGCCGCTAATAGAAATTCCGAATCCAACTCCGGAGAAGCTAAGACAGGGAGGGAGAAGACTAGAATCCCAAGGATCCAGCATTTCCAGGGTGTTTTTTGATGCGCTTTTCGTACCATAAATTCCCTTTTCTTGTCCCTCGGCCTATATTGAAAAAACCCTCGATTCGGAAAATGAAAATTCCTCTCATCCAGGGAATTGCCTTGACCTCTTCCCCTTCTGCCGAATGCTTCTCCCCTTTAGAAAGCTCTTTTACCCGTTTAGTTCGCGTTTTTTACTTCGAAGCGAACGATCGGGGCATGAGAAGGTTGGTTATGGGAAAGGAAAAGTTGGATTTCGATCGTTATGACGCCTTAGGACTCTCGGAACTGGTTCGAAAGAAAAAGGCTCATCCGAAAGAACTACTGGAATATTCGACGAAAAAGATCGAATCCCTAAACCCGAAATTAAACGCTGTGGTGCAGCTCACCATCGAGCAGGCCAAAAGCAGACTTTCGACCGGTAAAATTCCGAAGGGTCCTTTTTTCGGAGTGCCGATTCTGATCAAGGACATGATCCATTGTGTAAAAGGGGAACGGATGACCTCCGGCTCCAAAGCATACGACAAGTATCTGGCGCCGGATGATTCCGAATTCGTGTCCCGTCTGAGAAAAGCCGGTTTCGTTTTTTTAGGTACGACCAACGTGCCCGAATTCGCGTTGATGGGAATTACGGAACCTAAGTTGCATGGTCCGACACGGAACCCTTGGGATCCGGAAAGAACTCCGGGAGGTTCCAGTGGAGGTTCCGCAGCCGCCGTCGCATCCGGGATGGTATCTTTAGCGACAGGCTCGGACGGAGGCGGTTCCATTCGGATTCCGGCGGCGTATTGCGGATTGTTCGGGTTAAAACCTTCTCGGGGCCGTGTTCCCGTTTATCCTTTGGGCAGAATCTGGCAGGGAGCTTCCGCGGACCATGTGATCACTAAGTCCGTACGAGATAGCGCGGCAGTGCTCGATTTGGTTTCCGGTTTGTCTCATCCGGAAGCGTTCGAGTTGGAAAAACCGAGAACTCCGTATTTGGCGGAAA is a window encoding:
- a CDS encoding amidase, with the translated sequence MGKEKLDFDRYDALGLSELVRKKKAHPKELLEYSTKKIESLNPKLNAVVQLTIEQAKSRLSTGKIPKGPFFGVPILIKDMIHCVKGERMTSGSKAYDKYLAPDDSEFVSRLRKAGFVFLGTTNVPEFALMGITEPKLHGPTRNPWDPERTPGGSSGGSAAAVASGMVSLATGSDGGGSIRIPAAYCGLFGLKPSRGRVPVYPLGRIWQGASADHVITKSVRDSAAVLDLVSGLSHPEAFELEKPRTPYLAETKKHPGKLRIAYSIESPIGTGVNEDHSGAVLDTVQLLKSLGHKVTEAKPEIDGKKLAASFLMMYFGEVASELQIAKAFLGRKASMRDVESTTWILGLLGFSVSAGEFVSQMKYWDQASYRMGEFHKNYDLYLTPTTAEPPAKIGELAPKFYEEIAMQIVGRLGLGKLLLATGLVDQLVEKNLSRTPFTQLANLTGQPSVSIPLSRTRLGLPIGLMFTAARGREDILIRLASQLEKARPWADLAKS